CCGCCGCCGCTGCCATTGGAATCCCCCAACTTAGCCTCCTCGAGCTTCTCAATCTCCTTAACCCACAGCCCAGCGTGCACCCTTTGCTTCCTCAACCGGTAATCCTTCTTCATATTCTCCACGCTATAAACGGCACCATTTTGcaccttctctttctccttcgaTCCCTTCTTTCTCCTAACCTCCCAATTCTCGTTCATCTCCTCCACGAACGCTTTCGTCTCCGCGTCAGCATGAGCTTCGGTTTCCGCCACCGCAACGCCGGCGGAAATGGCGGTGGAGGAAGACTCCGGCAAGGACGTGGAGGGGGAACCAAAGTTAACGTCGGTCTCCCAAGGCGCCCGAGACTTGGGCGTGAGATCCTCCGGAAGCCACGCTGACTCCCACGCCTCGTTCCATTCATCTTCGCCGTTGCCGGAATCACGCCCCGACGACCAGAATCTCGTCGCGGGAACTTCGTCGGAAATCTTGAGATAGGGTTTGGCGGCAACGGTGAAGGACGGTGCGTTTAATTGCTTGGGTTTTGATAGTGAGATAGAGGTTGCGATTCTTCGAAACgcttgcattttttgtttgtagaAATTAGGAAGCTAAGTAGCGAAGTAGGCAAGCAGCTAAGCGCTACTCAGACCCGGAAGTAGGCATTGGATTCGGAGTGTAAGAGGGTAGAACATAGGGTAATATCGGCTATTCGTCATTGGGCTTTATAGCGTTCGGCCCATATGAAAAAGTAGGCCCAATTCTAAAGGGTTCCCAAAAAATTGAAACGCTACCATGACTCGGGGGCAAGAGAGTTTTTATCATTAAGCCCGGTTTAAAAAAACAGCTTAATTAATctacttttgaaaaaatagcttaaataataaatgattatattaaaagtagtttataagttaatttgtatttgaatttttagctttaaaagtgtttattttataaaaatgtgataaaaaatagtagtattatgaaagaaattatttttttaacttttttataaacTCCTGAATAGCTTTTTAAAAAactgcaatttgattttgaaaattgcaccagacattaatactattacttttcataagtcaaaaattttaaaaaaattacttttaaatcttTCCAAATAGCCCTAAGTCTTTTGTCTCTATCATTTGAATTTAATGTTAAGTTGTAATATTATAGAAACTAACATTATATTTAGGAAATATTTGTaaggataaataaataaatcataagTTAAAAGGacacaaaattatttatttctaaaagtaaagtaaataaaagtaatacAGAAGACACATTAAAAGGTATTaagaataagaatgaaaaaaactataaaataagTGTAGGAAGCTAGGATCTTATGATATGGTAATTGTGAAGTTCATAACAATATACTCTCAAATCTCAGCTTTCCTAAAGTCTAATAAAAGGCTTGAAATATTCTTTTTGACTCATTTAAATACATGAAAAGTGTGTGTGTTTCAGTGATCAAGAAGCTTACAGAAAGATCCCCCAAATGTATATATATGCTGTCACAGTATTTACACCTTACAAGTAATGTTAGTTTATATCAGGAAAAACGCCATCTATCTAGCCATTGgtgaattaattaataacttttgtGTCTTTTGAAACAATTGATCAATGTAGTTGGCACCAACTGCTTAACACCGTTGCAAAGCCTCCTAACTAACTTTTGAAGAGTCTTATAGAGTGGGAATTGCATCCATGCAAATATAGC
The genomic region above belongs to Arachis duranensis cultivar V14167 chromosome 3, aradu.V14167.gnm2.J7QH, whole genome shotgun sequence and contains:
- the LOC107477194 gene encoding protein GAMETE CELL DEFECTIVE 1, mitochondrial, with translation MQAFRRIATSISLSKPKQLNAPSFTVAAKPYLKISDEVPATRFWSSGRDSGNGEDEWNEAWESAWLPEDLTPKSRAPWETDVNFGSPSTSLPESSSTAISAGVAVAETEAHADAETKAFVEEMNENWEVRRKKGSKEKEKVQNGAVYSVENMKKDYRLRKQRVHAGLWVKEIEKLEEAKLGDSNGSGGGDDIQRLLDSCSDIFDSGNNDLNNTEVPTSEFKNMPDGWETISKSQDGNIWEMSQREEDILLQEFERRIAYSKFQIASFIKTHIFSRRRPIYGWKYMIEVVGPNAKKGKGSVSRVPSLADPSTQPFKEKTLVDKSYIPP